CGGCGACCTCCACCGCGGGCGGCAGGTCGGGCGGCGCCGATCCGCTGACGCGCACGGCCATGCCGCCGCCGCTGAGACGTGCGGCCTGCTGCTCGAGCGCGCCGAGGAGGCCGAGATCGTCGAGGGCGGGTGGGCGGAGGTCGTGGACGATGCGCCGGATCTCGCCGATCACCTCCGACTGGTCGTCGATCGCGGCGTCGACGAGCGCGAGCGATCGCGCGGGGTCGCGCTCGGCGAGATTCCGCGCCGTCTCCAGGCGCAGCTTCACGCCGGCGAGAAGCGGACCGAGTCCGTCGTGGAGCTCGCGGCGCAGGCGTGAGCGTTCCTCCTCGCGGGCGAGCACGAGCTTCTCACGCCCGGCCTGCAGCTCTCGGCCCAGCTCGGCGCTGCGGACGGATGCCGCGGCCAGGCGCACCAGGTCGCCGAGGAGACGCTGGTCCCGGGTGGAGACCACGGGGCGGCGTCCCGCCTCGATGAGGATCCGCCCGATGATCTCGCCGCGGTGGTCGATGGGTACTTCCGCGGCATCGGCGAGAGGCGTGCCGTACGTCGCGACCATCGCCTCACCCCCGGGGCGGTCGAGCTCGACCCGCACCGATCGCGAGCCGAACGCCTCCGCGATCGCGGCGGCGAGTTCGTTCAGCTGCGAGGGGGCGTCGGGGGCGCGGTCGAGCCGCTCGCCGAACGAGGAGACGACGCCGTACGGGTCGCCGCGGCGCCCGCTCACGAGACGGCTGGCGACGGCGTAGAGTCTGCCGCGAAGCGGCGCATACGCGACGGTGACCGCGACCACGGCGAGGAGCATGGCGACCCGGTCGTCGATCGCGCTGCCGACGGCGAGCACGATCAGCACGTCGACGAGCACGATCCCACCGATGAGCAGTCCGTAGACGAGCGTCCACGACAGCAGCCGGTCGATGGCGTACAGGCGATAGCGGGTGACGGCGACGACCACCGAGGCGCTGACGAGCCCGATCGTGAATCCGAGCAGCAGGTCGACCAGGCCCGTGGGCACGCGGGGGAAGACGAAGACGAGGGCCACCAGGAAGATCAGGGCCGACCAGACCAACCAGCGCAGCTGCGCCTTCTCCACCGGGGTCGCGCCGAAGCGGCGGCTCACGCAGACCAGGAGCGCGAGGAGCAGACCGAGCCCCAGACACGGGACCGCCGCGGCGAGCAGTGCCAGCCACGCCTCCAGCGGAAGGGGCAGCGTCGGGAGCACCGGCTCGAAGGCGGCGAGCAGCGCGGTGCGGTCGTCGTT
The Microbacterium sp. SLBN-154 DNA segment above includes these coding regions:
- a CDS encoding sensor histidine kinase — protein: MLIPGALLLWRLPWHPIAVVLTLFGVFWIVDGLAAAAVNYAWYFDQSAWWAPPAFWFFSRFGAVLIFPIILLLLLFPDGRLRGGVWRVISIIAIALGLVLPFAFLFAPADALSLENDDRTALLAAFEPVLPTLPLPLEAWLALLAAAVPCLGLGLLLALLVCVSRRFGATPVEKAQLRWLVWSALIFLVALVFVFPRVPTGLVDLLLGFTIGLVSASVVVAVTRYRLYAIDRLLSWTLVYGLLIGGIVLVDVLIVLAVGSAIDDRVAMLLAVVAVTVAYAPLRGRLYAVASRLVSGRRGDPYGVVSSFGERLDRAPDAPSQLNELAAAIAEAFGSRSVRVELDRPGGEAMVATYGTPLADAAEVPIDHRGEIIGRILIEAGRRPVVSTRDQRLLGDLVRLAAASVRSAELGRELQAGREKLVLAREEERSRLRRELHDGLGPLLAGVKLRLETARNLAERDPARSLALVDAAIDDQSEVIGEIRRIVHDLRPPALDDLGLLGALEQQAARLSGGGMAVRVSGSAPPDLPPAVEVAAFRIASEALVNAHRHSGASRVEVELAAEDRMLRLEVRDNGRGLAGVGAGANGVGLHSQRERAAELGGTLEVSSREAEGTVIRARLPLPQEVAADVH